The region TAGCCTCACCATTAATTTTAACTGCCTTAGGATTTTCAGTAGCATATACAGCTGGTTTCTTCAATATCGGGCTTGCTGGTCAAGCACTTTGTGGTTGGTTAGTATCAGTTTCATTAGCCCAATCATTTCCTGATATGCCACGTATCCTACTTGTAACATTATGTTTAGTAGGTGGTGCGGTAGCAGGAGGTTTATATGCCGGAATTGCTGGATTTTTAAGAGCGAAATTTGGAACAAGTGAAGTTATTGTAACGATTATGTTAAACTATACAATCTTATATATCAGTAACCACATGGTGCGTTATGTTTTAACTGATAATGCAGATGCGACGCCAATTATTAGTGAAAATGCTAGTTTACGTGTTCCATTTTTACAGCAGTTAACAGGTGGATCGCGTTTGAATGCTGGTATTTTTATCGCAATTGCAGCAATTATTGTTATTTGGATTTTAATGAAGAAAACAACAGCAGGATTTGAATTACGTTCAGTAGGGATTAACCCTTTCGCTTCACAATATGCGGGTATGAATGCTAATAAAAATATTGTACTAGCGATGGTTATAGCAGGAGCTTTAGCTGGGTTAGGTGGCGTGATTGAAGGTTTAGGTACTTTCCAAAATATTTATGTGATGGCAGCTGTTCCAGAAATTGGATTCGATGGTATGGCCGTATCATTATTAGGTAGTGGTCACCCTATCGGAATCTTTATCTCAGCTATTTTATTCGGTATTTTAAAAGTCGGTGGCTTAAGTATGCCAGGAGCTGGAATTCCAAAAGAAGTTGTTGAAATTGTTATTGCTTCCATTATCTTCTTTGTAGGTGCAAGCTATGTGATTAGCTACTTACTTGGAAGGTTTGGCAAAAATGCACAGAAGGGAGAGATTAAATAATGTTACAGTTTCTAGTGATTGTTGTCTCTTCAACACTTGTGTATTCAGCCCCATTAATCTTCACTGCTCTAGGTGGAACATTCTCAGAGCGTAGTGGTGTGGTCAATGTTGGTTTAGAAGGTATCATGGTGATGGGAGCCTTTAGTGCGTGTGTTTTCAATCTTTTTACAGCTGATTTATTTGGCTCAATGACACCATGGATTGCGTTATTAGTCGGTGGTGGAACAGGTATTGTTTTCTCACTATTACATGCGTTAGCGACAATTAATTGGCGCGCTGATCATATTGTCAGCGGAACTGTTATTAACTTAATGGCGCCTGGTTTAGCGGTATTCTTAACGCGTTTAATTTTTGATGATCGTGGTCAGACAGATATCATCCAAGAACGTTTTGGTAAATTTAGTTTCCCTGTTTTAAAAGACATTCCGTTTATTGGTGATATTTTATTTAAAGGAACATCAGCCCCAGCTTACTTGGCTATTTTAGTGGCAGTAATTTCTTACTTTGTTTTATTTAAAACAAAATTTGGTTTAAGATTACGTGCAGTTGGTGAAAATCCTCAAGCTGCGGATACATTAGGCATTAATGTTTATCGTATGAAATATGCTGGAGTTTTAATTTCTGGTTTCTTAGGAGGAATTGGTGGAGCTGTACTAGTTCAATCAGTGTCATCACAGTTTTCGCGTTCAACGATTACAGGTCAAGGTTTTATTGCCATGGCAGCGATGATTTTTGGTAAATGGAATCCACTAGGAGCACTAGGAGCAGCCTTATTCTTTGGATTAGCTCAAAGTTTAGGGGTAATTGGACCGCAAATTCCAGGTCTAGAAAACTTACCATCAGTCTACTGGCAAGTTGCTCCATATGTTTTAACTATTATCGTGTTAGTCTTGTTCATTGGAACATCACAAGCACCAAAAGCAATCGGTAAAACATATATTAAATCTAAATAGTTTAACGAAACGTGCCAAGGAAAGCCTAGCTTACCTTATGGCACGTTTGTGCTAGAATGAAGTATATTATCTAGCGGATTAGATAAAAAAAGTCAGAAAGAAGGATTTTTTATGTTTAAAAGAGTTCATTTAGTAGTATTAGATTCAGTTGGTATTGGTGAAGCCCCCGATGCTGAAAAATTTGGAGATGTTGGTAGTCATACTTTAGGTCATATTGCAGAACAAGCAGGTATAAAAATTCCAGAAATGGAACAATTAGGGTTAGGAACTATTGAACCTTTAAAAGGGGTAGAAGCAATTGCAGATCATAAAGGGTATGCAACTAAACTAGAAGAAATTTCTGTAGGTAAAGATACGATGACAGGTCACTGGGAAATCATGGGGTTGAATATTCAAACGCCTTTCCGCGTATTCCCTGAAGGTTTTCCTCAAGAGCTATTAGATAAAATTTCTGAATTTTCTGGGAGAGGTATCGTTTGTAATAAACCATACAGTGGTACGGCCGTGATTGATGATTATGGTGAGCATCAAATGAAAACAGGCGATTTAATTATTTATACTTCCGCTGATCCAGTTATGCAAATTGCTGCACATGAAGAAGTTATACCTTTAGATGAACTTTATCGTATTTGTGAATATGCACGAGAGATTACCAAGAATGATCCTTATATGATTGGAAGAATCATTGCACGTCCTTATTTAGGGGAGCCAGGTAACTTTACAAGAACAGCCAATCGTCATGATTATGCTCTAGATCCTTTTGGTAAAACAGTGTTAGATTCATTAAAAGAAGCTGGTAAAGATGTTATTGCAGTTGGTAAAATTAATGATATTTTTAATGGACAAGGTATCACAGATTCTGTTCGAACTAAATCAAATATGGACGGGGTTGACCAATTATTAAGTGTGATGGCAAAAGACTTTATGGGCTTAAGTTTCACAAACTTAGTCGATTTTGATGCGTTATTTGGTCATCGTCGTGATGTTGAAGGATATGGTAAGGCTCTAGAAGATTTTGATGAGCGGTTACCAGAGATTTATGAGGCTATGAGAGAAGATGATTTATTATTAATTACAGCCGACCATGGAAATGATCCGACATTCCCAGGGACAGATCATACAAGAGAATATGTCCCATTGTTAGCTTACAGTAAAAAAATGACAGGGCAAGGAAAATTACCTCAAGGTCACTATGCAGATATTTCAGCAACTATTGCTGAAAATTTTGGTGTCACAGCAACAGAGAATGGCGAAAGCTTCTTACAAGAGTTGAAATAGGAAAGGACGTTTACAATTATGACAAAAAAATTAAGTGAACAATTAAAAGAAACAGCCTCATATATTCAAAGTAAAGGGGTTAAAGAAGTTGATTTTGGTTTAATATTAGGATCAGGTTTAGGTGAGTTAGGAAATGAGATTGAAAATCCAATCGTCATTCCTTATGAAGAAATCCCTAATTTCCCAGTTTCCACAGTTGTAGGTCATGCAGGACAATTGGTTTATGGAGATATGTCAGGTAAAAAAGTATTAGCTATGCAAGGTCGTTTCCATTTTTATGAAGGAAATTCAATGCAAGTAGTGACTTTCCCAGTTCGTGTTATGAAAGCCTTGGGTGCTCACTCTATGGTTGTAACCAACGCAGCTGGTGGTGTTAATACCTCATTTACTCCAGGTAATTTGATGTTGATTACAGATCAGATTAACTTTACTGGAACTAACCCACTGATTGGGGAAAATGATGAAGATTTAGGACCACGCTTCCCTGATATGTCTGAACCATACGATAAAGAATATGGTAAAGTGGCACACAAAGTGGCAAGTGATTTAAAAATCACTTTACAACAAGGTGTTTATATGGGATACACGGGACCTACTTATGAAACACCAGCAGAGATTCGTATGTCACGTATGATGGGTGCCGATGCTGTTGGGATGTCGACTGTCCCTGAAGTAATTGTTGCACGTCACATGGGAATGCGTGTTTTAGGTATCACATGTGTAACTAACTTAGCAGCTGGTATGCAAGCTAACTTGAATCATGAAGAAGTTGTTGAAACAACAGAACGAGTTAAGGCAGATTTCAAAACATTAATCAAAGAAACGTTAAAAAATATCTAAGCATTTTTCAAACTAAAGGAAAGAGGTATTGTGATGAGTGTTCATATTGAAGCAAGACAAGGTGATGTGGCAGACAAAATACTTTTACCAGGG is a window of Vagococcus intermedius DNA encoding:
- a CDS encoding ABC transporter permease, coding for MLQFLVIVVSSTLVYSAPLIFTALGGTFSERSGVVNVGLEGIMVMGAFSACVFNLFTADLFGSMTPWIALLVGGGTGIVFSLLHALATINWRADHIVSGTVINLMAPGLAVFLTRLIFDDRGQTDIIQERFGKFSFPVLKDIPFIGDILFKGTSAPAYLAILVAVISYFVLFKTKFGLRLRAVGENPQAADTLGINVYRMKYAGVLISGFLGGIGGAVLVQSVSSQFSRSTITGQGFIAMAAMIFGKWNPLGALGAALFFGLAQSLGVIGPQIPGLENLPSVYWQVAPYVLTIIVLVLFIGTSQAPKAIGKTYIKSK
- a CDS encoding purine-nucleoside phosphorylase; this encodes MTKKLSEQLKETASYIQSKGVKEVDFGLILGSGLGELGNEIENPIVIPYEEIPNFPVSTVVGHAGQLVYGDMSGKKVLAMQGRFHFYEGNSMQVVTFPVRVMKALGAHSMVVTNAAGGVNTSFTPGNLMLITDQINFTGTNPLIGENDEDLGPRFPDMSEPYDKEYGKVAHKVASDLKITLQQGVYMGYTGPTYETPAEIRMSRMMGADAVGMSTVPEVIVARHMGMRVLGITCVTNLAAGMQANLNHEEVVETTERVKADFKTLIKETLKNI
- the deoB gene encoding phosphopentomutase, producing MFKRVHLVVLDSVGIGEAPDAEKFGDVGSHTLGHIAEQAGIKIPEMEQLGLGTIEPLKGVEAIADHKGYATKLEEISVGKDTMTGHWEIMGLNIQTPFRVFPEGFPQELLDKISEFSGRGIVCNKPYSGTAVIDDYGEHQMKTGDLIIYTSADPVMQIAAHEEVIPLDELYRICEYAREITKNDPYMIGRIIARPYLGEPGNFTRTANRHDYALDPFGKTVLDSLKEAGKDVIAVGKINDIFNGQGITDSVRTKSNMDGVDQLLSVMAKDFMGLSFTNLVDFDALFGHRRDVEGYGKALEDFDERLPEIYEAMREDDLLLITADHGNDPTFPGTDHTREYVPLLAYSKKMTGQGKLPQGHYADISATIAENFGVTATENGESFLQELK
- a CDS encoding ABC transporter permease, translating into MSKSRLNGFAVPVISVIFGLVLGAIVMLVSGYNPVEGYSAMLNGALGRSYNVGEVFRLASPLILTALGFSVAYTAGFFNIGLAGQALCGWLVSVSLAQSFPDMPRILLVTLCLVGGAVAGGLYAGIAGFLRAKFGTSEVIVTIMLNYTILYISNHMVRYVLTDNADATPIISENASLRVPFLQQLTGGSRLNAGIFIAIAAIIVIWILMKKTTAGFELRSVGINPFASQYAGMNANKNIVLAMVIAGALAGLGGVIEGLGTFQNIYVMAAVPEIGFDGMAVSLLGSGHPIGIFISAILFGILKVGGLSMPGAGIPKEVVEIVIASIIFFVGASYVISYLLGRFGKNAQKGEIK